In Penaeus vannamei isolate JL-2024 chromosome 15, ASM4276789v1, whole genome shotgun sequence, the following are encoded in one genomic region:
- the LOC113804287 gene encoding transcription elongation regulator 1 produces MNPLFFVFLAAVAQANRLPGGAPSSGYGAPPPPPPSNGNGYSYGAPDLQAAASSFDVAAAEDPIAALAANIPGGGVPGEDYPILASVPDTGFSCEEQQFPGYYADTAPEAGCQVFHICQFDGRQDAFLCPNGTLFNQQYFVCDWWFNVDCAASAQFVGLNADIGKVPDNAAAASDASLATSYGAPQAQASAQAPVQAPNQFYGAPQTQASAPAPVQAPNQFYGAPQTQASAPAPVQTPNQFYGAPSRSG; encoded by the exons ATGAACccgctcttcttcgtcttccttg CGGCCGTGGCGCAGGCCAACCGTCTTCCAGGCGGCGCACCATCATCCGGCTAcggcgcccctcctcctcctcctccctctaacgGCAACGGCTACTCCTACGGCGCCCCGGATCTCCAGGCGGCCGCCTCTAGCTTCGACGTCGCTGCAGCCGAGGACCCCATCGCCGCCCTGGCAGCCAACATCCCCGGCGGAGGCGTCCCTGGCGAGGACTACCCCATCCTGGCCTCCGTCCCCGACACCGGATTCTCCTGCGAGGAACAGCAATTCCCAGGCTACTACGCTGACACCGCCCCGGAGGCCGGCTGCCAAGTCTTCCACATCTGCCAGTTCGACGGCCGCCAGGACGCCTTCCTCTGCCCCAACGGCACCCTCTTCAACCAGCAGTACTTCGTGTGCGACTGGTGGTTCAACGTGGACTGCGCCGCGTCCGCACAGTTCGTCGGCCTCAACGCCGACATCGGGAAGGTCCCCGACAACGCGGCCGCCGCCTCCGACGCCTCCCTCGCCACCTCGTACGGCGCCCCTCAGGCTCAGGCCTCAGCCCAGGCCCCCGTGCAGGCTCCCAACCAGTTCTACGGCGCCCCTCAGACCCAAGCATCTGCCCCGGCGCCCGTCCAAGCTCCCAACCAGTTCTACGGCGCCCCTCAGACCCAGGCATCTGCCCCGGCGCCCGTCCAGACTCCCAACCAGTTCTACGGCGCCCCCAGCAGGAGCGGCTAA